A stretch of the Desulfobacter sp. genome encodes the following:
- a CDS encoding methionine adenosyltransferase has product MSEKLSSLFTSESVTEGHPDKVADAISDAILDAIMAEDKNCRVACETLVTTGLAMVAGEITTDCYVDIPEVVRNTIKDIGYNSSTMGFDWQTCSVITSIDQQSRDIAQGVDEGAGLFKEQGAGDQGLMFGFATNETEELMPMPIIYAHKLTNRLTQVRKNGALDFLRPDGKSQVTIEYVDGKPKRVDTVVISTQHSPDVTHDDLKAAIIKEVIKKVIPEDMMDGDTRFFINPTGRFVVGGPMGDCGVTGRKIIVDTYGGQGSHGGGCFSGKDPSKVDRSASYMGRYVAKNLVAAGLADKCEVQVAYAIGVAEPVSMMVDFMGTGKIDEARAVEIVKEVFDLKPAGIIKELDLLRPIYRKTSAYGHFGRKDPDFYWERTIKADQIRTLAGL; this is encoded by the coding sequence GACAAAAACTGCCGCGTGGCTTGCGAGACATTGGTGACCACAGGCCTTGCCATGGTGGCCGGCGAAATCACCACAGACTGCTATGTGGATATTCCCGAAGTGGTCAGAAATACCATTAAAGATATCGGATACAACTCTTCCACCATGGGATTTGACTGGCAGACCTGCTCTGTCATCACCAGTATTGATCAGCAGTCCCGTGATATTGCCCAGGGTGTTGACGAAGGCGCAGGGCTGTTTAAAGAGCAGGGCGCGGGTGATCAGGGCCTGATGTTCGGGTTTGCCACCAATGAAACCGAAGAACTCATGCCCATGCCCATTATTTATGCCCATAAACTCACCAACCGCCTGACCCAGGTCCGAAAGAACGGTGCCCTTGATTTTCTCCGGCCCGACGGCAAATCCCAGGTGACCATCGAGTACGTGGACGGCAAGCCTAAACGGGTGGATACCGTTGTGATTTCCACCCAGCATTCTCCCGATGTCACCCATGATGACCTTAAGGCGGCCATAATTAAAGAAGTCATTAAAAAAGTGATTCCTGAAGATATGATGGACGGAGATACCCGGTTTTTCATTAATCCAACCGGCCGTTTTGTGGTTGGCGGTCCCATGGGCGACTGCGGGGTTACCGGCCGTAAGATTATTGTCGATACCTATGGGGGCCAGGGCAGCCACGGCGGCGGATGTTTTTCCGGAAAAGATCCTTCCAAGGTGGACAGATCTGCCTCTTATATGGGCCGTTACGTAGCCAAAAACCTTGTGGCAGCAGGTCTTGCAGACAAGTGCGAGGTTCAGGTGGCCTATGCCATTGGTGTGGCAGAGCCGGTGTCCATGATGGTGGATTTCATGGGCACAGGCAAAATTGATGAAGCCCGTGCGGTTGAGATTGTCAAAGAGGTTTTTGACTTAAAGCCTGCCGGCATTATCAAGGAGCTGGACCTTTTGCGTCCCATTTACAGAAAGACCTCAGCCTATGGCCATTTTGGACGTAAAGACCCTGACTTTTACTGGGAAAGAACCATCAAAGCTGACCAGATCAGAACTCTGGCAGGATTATAA
- a CDS encoding thioesterase family protein, translating to MAGGIKNTAAIITANYMDRCLHCPTRIQVSTLGESTHFIRKQASIVQDGRERIRAMGTFVRPSQIDFPSDYDGVPEDVAPWDRCIKVPSMPGYSLFDQVDLRLDPEYAGWMEGNLAQRSVMKGWVRFKDPRAVDLEALTLFADSFPPCVLARHGLVAWVLTIEYSVNIRELPSSDRLKGIFTTRFISSGLVEEDGELWDENGRLVALSRQIAKFHPQ from the coding sequence GTGGCCGGGGGTATCAAAAACACGGCTGCCATTATCACGGCCAATTACATGGACCGGTGTCTTCATTGCCCGACCCGGATCCAGGTCTCCACCCTGGGAGAATCCACCCATTTTATAAGAAAACAGGCAAGTATCGTTCAGGATGGCAGGGAACGGATCAGGGCCATGGGAACTTTTGTAAGGCCCAGTCAAATTGATTTTCCTTCGGACTATGATGGGGTGCCCGAAGATGTGGCCCCATGGGACAGGTGCATAAAGGTGCCGTCCATGCCCGGATATTCCTTGTTTGATCAGGTGGACCTGAGGCTGGATCCTGAGTATGCCGGGTGGATGGAGGGCAATCTGGCCCAAAGATCTGTGATGAAAGGCTGGGTACGCTTTAAAGACCCCCGGGCCGTTGACCTTGAGGCCCTGACCCTGTTTGCAGACAGTTTTCCCCCTTGTGTCCTTGCCCGCCACGGGCTTGTGGCCTGGGTGCTCACCATTGAATATTCGGTCAATATCAGGGAACTGCCCTCATCTGACCGGCTCAAAGGCATATTTACCACCCGGTTTATTTCAAGCGGTCTGGTGGAGGAAGATGGTGAACTCTGGGATGAAAACGGAAGGCTGGTTGCATTGTCCCGGCAGATTGCCAAGTTTCACCCTCAATAA
- a CDS encoding iron-containing alcohol dehydrogenase, whose product MLFHMPVKLYFGPGQIEQLKSIVSEELKAKSSVIITDKGVAEAGLVDRVTDLLPGARVFDQIEANPKSNTINQIAAALRTDKPDLIIGLGGGSPLDAGKALALLVTNGGNIEDYEGREKYTSDPLPFLAIPTTCGTGSEVTWVSVITDVNRKFKMSIKGSRMYPCVSIVDPDLISSLPKSIIASTGLDALTHAVEAYLSKPATLVTDTCAARAVQLILGSLEKAWADIENNRLDRENLMMGSTIAGFAFGNSDVTAVHCISESIGALYDVPHGVANSIFLPHVLAYNLLACKGKMADLAKIAGMAQKAKAVFPGAKDPQDALAKTFIQEIRSLSSRLKIPRFSDLNIGPDQNKTIARMSVANNSNDSNPLTLGQADYCKILENALE is encoded by the coding sequence ATGCTATTTCACATGCCGGTTAAACTCTATTTTGGACCTGGCCAGATTGAACAGCTCAAATCTATTGTATCAGAAGAGTTAAAGGCCAAATCTTCAGTCATTATTACGGATAAAGGTGTTGCTGAGGCAGGACTTGTGGACCGGGTAACAGATCTTTTGCCCGGTGCAAGGGTGTTTGATCAGATCGAAGCCAATCCCAAATCCAACACCATTAACCAGATTGCCGCGGCCCTGAGAACGGATAAACCAGACCTGATCATCGGCCTTGGCGGGGGCAGCCCCCTGGATGCTGGAAAGGCCCTGGCTTTGCTGGTGACCAATGGGGGGAATATTGAAGATTATGAAGGCAGGGAAAAGTACACTTCAGATCCTTTACCCTTTTTGGCCATTCCCACCACCTGCGGCACAGGGTCAGAGGTGACCTGGGTCTCGGTGATCACCGATGTAAACCGAAAATTTAAGATGAGCATCAAAGGGTCACGGATGTATCCTTGTGTCTCCATTGTGGACCCGGATCTGATTTCAAGCCTGCCCAAATCCATTATTGCCTCCACAGGCCTTGATGCCTTAACCCATGCTGTGGAGGCCTATTTGTCAAAACCTGCCACCCTGGTTACCGATACCTGTGCGGCCAGGGCTGTGCAATTGATTTTGGGATCTTTGGAAAAGGCCTGGGCAGATATTGAAAATAACCGGCTTGACCGGGAAAACCTCATGATGGGCTCCACCATTGCAGGGTTTGCCTTTGGTAATTCAGATGTGACTGCGGTCCACTGTATTTCAGAATCCATTGGGGCGCTTTACGATGTTCCCCACGGGGTGGCCAATTCCATTTTTCTTCCCCATGTGCTGGCCTATAATTTGCTGGCCTGCAAGGGGAAAATGGCGGATCTTGCCAAAATCGCCGGCATGGCCCAAAAGGCCAAGGCCGTTTTTCCCGGGGCAAAGGATCCCCAGGACGCTCTGGCCAAAACCTTTATCCAGGAGATCAGGTCGCTTTCCTCCCGCCTGAAAATTCCGCGTTTTTCTGATTTGAACATTGGCCCGGACCAGAACAAGACCATTGCCCGGATGTCTGTGGCCAACAATTCAAACGATTCAAATCCCTTGACCCTTGGGCAGGCTGATTATTGTAAAATACTTGAAAATGCTTTGGAATAG
- a CDS encoding SCO family protein: MMAFLWAMAYCSGSVLGDTHDHSGHGPSPPKAVAEQKMDHTLSGDENGGHDHEKMEMSAQAMNADLAGQVRVDEKLDDFIDFAVEFRDEKNQIVDLESVFDKPVILLPIFFMCPSVCNILQANLSHALNQVPGSVGKEFNVISLSFSDDEDASHARTSKQNYANLITRDMDLDHWYYLTSNRENILKLTQSLGFYFVKQGKHNYIHPNVLIVLAKKGKIIRYLYGPNFLPFDVGMALSEAGKGESGISIKQGVLSFCFDYDAENKTYVFKMFRITGTAILILLIGFLLFLVRPSKYRSKRGRQHK, encoded by the coding sequence ATGATGGCATTTCTTTGGGCCATGGCATATTGCTCGGGCAGTGTCCTGGGCGACACCCACGACCATTCAGGCCATGGGCCATCGCCCCCTAAGGCCGTGGCCGAGCAAAAGATGGATCACACCCTTTCGGGTGATGAAAACGGTGGCCATGACCATGAAAAGATGGAGATGTCTGCCCAGGCCATGAATGCCGATTTGGCAGGCCAGGTGAGAGTGGATGAAAAACTGGATGATTTTATTGATTTTGCAGTTGAATTCAGGGATGAAAAAAATCAAATAGTTGATCTTGAATCCGTGTTTGACAAACCTGTAATCCTGCTGCCGATTTTTTTCATGTGTCCTTCTGTCTGTAATATTCTCCAGGCAAATCTCAGTCATGCGCTCAACCAGGTCCCCGGGAGTGTGGGAAAAGAGTTCAATGTCATCTCCCTGAGTTTCAGTGATGACGAGGATGCCTCCCATGCAAGGACCTCCAAGCAGAACTATGCCAATCTGATCACCCGGGATATGGACCTGGACCATTGGTACTATTTGACCTCAAACCGGGAAAATATCCTCAAGCTCACCCAGTCTTTGGGCTTTTATTTTGTCAAACAGGGCAAACATAATTATATCCATCCCAATGTTTTGATTGTCTTGGCAAAGAAGGGCAAGATCATCCGTTACCTATATGGCCCGAACTTTCTTCCCTTTGATGTGGGAATGGCATTGAGCGAGGCTGGAAAAGGGGAGAGTGGAATATCCATCAAACAAGGGGTGCTCTCCTTTTGCTTTGATTACGATGCTGAAAATAAAACCTATGTGTTTAAAATGTTTCGGATTACAGGAACTGCGATTTTGATCTTGCTGATCGGTTTCCTTCTCTTTCTTGTCAGGCCGTCCAAATACAGATCCAAAAGGGGCCGCCAGCATAAATAA
- a CDS encoding DOMON domain-containing protein, which yields MLRYFFSALIAAFILIPGTAMGSEYDHELKADDMTVFWRIDQDRIHVKLSAKTQGWVAIGFDPEKAMQGANIIIGAVKKGKVRIEDHYGDRKRGHSSDEKLGGENHVLNPEGQEEDGVTTISFSLLLEAQDKWDKSIDPDKVSRIMIAYGFGRDSFRAGHAWREVYEVNYNTGETQKIK from the coding sequence ATGTTACGATATTTTTTTAGTGCTTTGATTGCAGCCTTTATTTTAATACCCGGCACGGCCATGGGTTCGGAATATGATCACGAGCTTAAGGCTGATGATATGACGGTGTTTTGGCGGATTGATCAAGACCGGATTCATGTTAAACTTTCTGCAAAAACCCAAGGATGGGTGGCCATTGGGTTTGACCCTGAAAAAGCCATGCAGGGGGCCAATATTATCATTGGGGCCGTTAAAAAGGGAAAGGTCAGAATAGAAGATCATTATGGCGATCGTAAAAGAGGACATTCTTCAGATGAAAAACTGGGGGGCGAAAATCATGTGCTCAATCCCGAGGGCCAGGAAGAAGACGGGGTCACCACCATTTCTTTTTCCCTGCTCCTAGAAGCCCAGGATAAGTGGGATAAGTCCATTGATCCGGACAAGGTTTCGCGCATCATGATTGCCTATGGGTTTGGGCGGGATTCATTCAGGGCAGGTCATGCCTGGCGGGAGGTGTACGAGGTCAACTATAACACCGGTGAAACCCAAAAGATAAAATAA
- a CDS encoding adenosylhomocysteinase → MLEPRKIPDFIDLDLSLKYKVKDISLAEDGIKDMQLSEKEMPGLMAIREKYGPEKLLKGLKIMGSLHMTIQTAMLIDTLYELGADIRWASCNIFSTQDHAAAAIAQKGTAAVFAWKGETLDEFWWCTEQALIWPDGSGPDLIVDDGGDATLFVHQGVKVEKNPSILETQTHSQDERCLMDRLKVSQARDPQRWIEIAQKIKGVSEETTTGVHRLYQLASKKELLFPAINVNDSVTKSKFDNLYGCRESLADGIKRATDVMLAGKTVVVAGYGDVGKGCAASMKGYGAIVLVTEIDPICALQAAMEGYEVVTMEDAATRGDIFVTATGSYHVITGEHMEMMKDESIICNIGHFDNEINMAYLENHPKAVKIVVKPQVDKWTLASGRSIIVLAEGRLVNLGCATGHPSFVMSNSFSNQTLAQIKLAKEDLEAKVYTLPKELDEEVARLHLKNLSVTLTKLTQEQADYLGIPVNGPFKSEHYKY, encoded by the coding sequence ATGCTAGAGCCAAGGAAAATCCCTGATTTTATAGATCTTGACCTTTCATTAAAATACAAGGTCAAGGATATTTCCCTTGCCGAGGACGGAATCAAGGACATGCAGCTTTCTGAAAAGGAAATGCCCGGACTCATGGCCATCAGGGAAAAGTACGGTCCTGAAAAACTTCTCAAGGGCCTGAAAATCATGGGCAGCCTTCACATGACCATCCAGACCGCCATGCTCATTGATACCCTGTACGAGCTGGGCGCTGATATCCGCTGGGCATCCTGCAATATTTTTTCCACCCAGGATCATGCAGCTGCCGCCATTGCCCAAAAAGGGACTGCGGCTGTTTTTGCCTGGAAAGGAGAAACCCTGGACGAGTTCTGGTGGTGCACAGAACAGGCCTTGATCTGGCCTGACGGGTCCGGCCCGGATCTTATCGTGGATGACGGAGGGGATGCCACCCTTTTTGTTCACCAGGGTGTAAAAGTGGAAAAAAATCCCTCTATACTTGAAACACAGACCCACAGCCAGGACGAACGGTGCCTTATGGACCGCCTCAAGGTTTCCCAGGCCCGGGATCCCCAGCGCTGGATAGAGATTGCCCAAAAGATCAAAGGGGTTTCAGAAGAGACCACCACAGGGGTTCACCGCCTCTATCAGCTGGCATCCAAAAAAGAACTTTTGTTTCCGGCCATCAATGTCAACGATTCGGTTACCAAATCCAAGTTTGACAACCTTTACGGGTGCCGGGAATCCCTGGCCGACGGTATCAAGCGGGCAACCGATGTGATGCTTGCCGGCAAAACCGTTGTCGTGGCAGGGTATGGTGATGTGGGCAAGGGATGTGCCGCTTCCATGAAAGGGTATGGCGCCATTGTTCTGGTCACTGAGATCGATCCCATCTGCGCCCTCCAGGCGGCCATGGAAGGATATGAGGTGGTTACCATGGAAGATGCCGCCACCCGGGGAGATATCTTTGTCACGGCCACGGGCAGCTACCATGTGATCACAGGAGAACATATGGAGATGATGAAGGATGAATCCATTATTTGCAATATCGGCCATTTTGACAATGAGATCAATATGGCATACCTGGAAAATCATCCCAAGGCCGTAAAGATTGTTGTCAAACCCCAGGTGGACAAATGGACCCTGGCATCCGGCCGCTCGATTATCGTGCTTGCAGAAGGCCGGCTGGTCAACCTTGGCTGCGCCACAGGTCACCCCAGTTTTGTCATGAGCAACTCTTTTTCAAATCAGACCCTGGCCCAGATTAAACTGGCCAAGGAAGATCTTGAGGCAAAGGTCTATACCCTGCCCAAGGAATTGGACGAAGAAGTGGCAAGGCTTCATTTGAAAAATCTTTCCGTTACGTTGACCAAGCTCACCCAGGAACAGGCAGATTACCTTGGAATTCCGGTAAACGGTCCGTTTAAGTCAGAGCATTATAAGTATTAA
- a CDS encoding cbb3-type cytochrome c oxidase subunit I, with the protein MDPEPSFFETPSPARFKGVWSWALTHDHKRIGLMYLFAILFWFCVAAILGGLIRLELMQPGENFLSPELYNSAFTLHGVIMIFLFIIPALPGAFGNFFLPIQIGTDDVFFPRLNLLSWYLYMLGGGIAIAALFSDGFPDTGWTFYVPFSISTQTNVSTAVFAAFVLGFSSMLTGLNFITTIHRMRSPKMGWMQIPLFTWSLYATSWVQLLATPVVTITLVLVMVERFFNIGLFDPSRGGDPILYQHLFWMYSHPAVYIMILPGMGVISEIIPVFARKSIFGYKAIVASSMAIAVAGSLVWAHHMYTSGMSDTAVFVFSLLTFVVAIPSAIKVFSWIATLYRGAIQMSPPLFLSLCFVYLFCVGGLTGLVLGAAGTDIHVHDTHFVVAHFHFTMFGGTGFAFFAALHYWWPKMFGRMYDFKRAYIASILVTGGFIFHYVPMFILGLGGMPRRYYDYLPQFALGNFLAGFGALFMILGIGLMFVNLGLSLRTARNAAADPWGGVTLEWETSSPPPLHNFETDPDILDYPYDFSKVIKAQNKV; encoded by the coding sequence ATGGACCCTGAACCCTCTTTTTTTGAAACCCCGTCACCTGCAAGGTTCAAAGGCGTTTGGTCCTGGGCTTTGACCCATGATCATAAACGGATCGGGCTGATGTATCTGTTTGCCATTTTGTTCTGGTTCTGTGTGGCTGCAATTCTTGGCGGCCTGATCCGTCTGGAGCTGATGCAGCCCGGGGAGAATTTTTTATCCCCGGAACTTTATAATTCAGCCTTTACCCTTCACGGGGTGATCATGATTTTTTTATTCATCATACCGGCCCTGCCCGGGGCATTTGGCAATTTTTTCCTGCCCATCCAGATCGGGACCGATGATGTGTTTTTCCCCAGACTTAACCTGCTCTCCTGGTATCTTTACATGCTGGGCGGGGGCATCGCCATTGCCGCCCTTTTTTCCGACGGATTCCCGGATACGGGCTGGACCTTTTATGTGCCCTTTTCCATTTCCACCCAGACCAACGTGTCAACCGCCGTGTTTGCCGCGTTTGTCCTGGGGTTTTCTTCCATGCTTACCGGCTTGAATTTTATCACCACAATTCACCGGATGCGAAGTCCTAAAATGGGGTGGATGCAGATCCCTTTGTTTACCTGGAGTCTGTATGCCACCTCCTGGGTCCAGCTTCTGGCCACCCCTGTGGTCACCATCACTCTGGTGCTGGTGATGGTCGAACGCTTTTTTAATATCGGCCTTTTTGATCCTTCCCGGGGAGGGGACCCCATCCTTTATCAGCACCTGTTCTGGATGTATTCCCATCCTGCAGTCTATATCATGATTTTGCCGGGAATGGGGGTAATATCCGAGATTATTCCGGTGTTTGCCAGGAAATCCATTTTCGGGTACAAGGCCATTGTGGCCTCGTCCATGGCCATTGCCGTGGCAGGATCTCTGGTGTGGGCCCACCACATGTACACCTCGGGCATGAGCGATACAGCCGTGTTTGTTTTTTCCCTGCTTACCTTTGTTGTGGCCATCCCGTCTGCCATCAAGGTGTTTTCATGGATCGCCACCCTGTACCGGGGGGCCATTCAGATGAGTCCGCCCCTGTTTTTGTCCCTGTGCTTTGTTTATCTTTTTTGTGTGGGCGGGCTGACAGGGCTGGTGCTGGGGGCGGCCGGCACGGATATCCATGTCCATGACACCCATTTTGTGGTGGCCCATTTTCATTTTACCATGTTCGGGGGCACAGGCTTTGCCTTTTTTGCGGCGCTTCATTATTGGTGGCCCAAGATGTTCGGCAGGATGTATGATTTTAAACGGGCCTATATTGCATCCATCCTGGTGACCGGCGGTTTTATCTTTCACTATGTGCCCATGTTTATTTTAGGACTTGGGGGGATGCCCCGGCGGTATTATGATTATCTGCCTCAATTTGCCCTGGGCAACTTTTTAGCCGGATTCGGGGCCTTGTTCATGATTCTGGGAATCGGACTGATGTTTGTTAATCTGGGATTGAGCTTGAGAACCGCCCGGAATGCCGCGGCCGATCCCTGGGGCGGGGTGACCTTGGAATGGGAGACCAGCTCTCCGCCACCACTGCACAATTTTGAAACCGACCCGGATATTCTGGACTATCCCTATGATTTTTCAAAGGTGATCAAGGCCCAAAACAAAGTATGA
- a CDS encoding electron transfer flavoprotein subunit alpha/FixB family protein has translation MEKTNKDIWVLGDYRNYFRSRVTLQILARARFLAEKTGAKVCAVVFGHDVDEYAREYIAHGADRVYVMDHPRLEGYSLEIYSFLLTSLAREFSPDILLIGATRFGQEIAPRVAKALKTGLTADCIDLEIDEKGRLVQIAPSFGGNLIARIITPKARPQMATVRPGTFRELAHDDNAKGEIIPMDLPEDLPEQRVCCLQSEYKPAKAVGIEEADIVITGGRGMGSKGKFKKLFDLAGLMNAEVGATRPVVYADWIGHDALVGQAGKQIRPKVLFAFGISGAIQHTAAISDADFIVAVNKNPNATMMKMADVAIVADANQVCSGIIREIKKNIRD, from the coding sequence ATGGAAAAAACAAATAAAGATATCTGGGTGCTTGGAGATTACCGGAATTATTTCCGCAGCCGGGTTACCCTTCAGATTTTGGCCCGGGCCAGATTTTTGGCTGAAAAGACCGGGGCAAAGGTTTGTGCCGTGGTGTTCGGCCATGATGTGGACGAGTATGCCCGTGAGTATATTGCCCATGGGGCTGACCGGGTATATGTGATGGATCATCCCCGGCTTGAGGGATATTCCCTTGAAATTTACAGTTTTCTGCTCACCAGCCTGGCCAGAGAATTTTCTCCTGATATTCTTTTGATCGGGGCCACACGATTTGGTCAGGAGATTGCCCCGAGGGTGGCCAAGGCCTTGAAAACGGGTTTGACCGCAGACTGCATTGACCTTGAAATTGATGAAAAAGGGCGTCTGGTTCAGATTGCCCCCTCTTTTGGCGGCAACCTCATCGCCAGGATCATCACCCCCAAGGCAAGGCCCCAGATGGCCACTGTCAGGCCCGGCACCTTCCGGGAACTGGCCCATGATGACAATGCCAAAGGGGAGATAATCCCCATGGATCTGCCAGAAGATCTTCCCGAACAAAGGGTTTGCTGTCTTCAGTCCGAATATAAACCGGCCAAGGCTGTGGGGATTGAAGAGGCGGATATTGTGATCACCGGGGGCAGGGGCATGGGCTCCAAGGGAAAGTTTAAAAAATTATTCGACCTTGCCGGTCTTATGAATGCAGAAGTCGGGGCCACAAGACCTGTGGTCTATGCCGACTGGATCGGTCATGATGCCCTGGTGGGACAGGCAGGCAAACAGATCCGGCCCAAGGTCCTCTTTGCCTTCGGCATCTCAGGCGCCATTCAGCATACTGCGGCCATCTCTGATGCCGATTTTATTGTGGCCGTGAATAAAAACCCCAACGCCACCATGATGAAAATGGCGGATGTGGCCATTGTGGCGGATGCCAACCAGGTCTGTTCCGGCATCATAAGGGAAATAAAGAAAAATATCAGGGATTGA